GGCACACACTCTGGGCGTGGCCGTGGCCGATGCCGTGCTGGCCCGTGGGGGGCGCGAAATTCTGGCCAGCATCCGCGAGCAGCGCGGGTAGCCGGAGCTGGCGGTTAGTTTTGCCTGACGTTTTTTCGTTCTGCTTTTCCTTCTTCTTTCCTACATGAAACATACTATTCTGCGCGCCGCGGCCTTTCTGCTGGTGCTGCTGTGGGCCGCGGCCCCCGTTGTGGCGGCCGATAAACCCGGCAAGCCCAAAAAGAGCGGCAAAGACGAAGTCGTGACCGTGACCACGCCGCAGGGCGTTATCCGCCTCGTGTTGTTCGACGACACTCCCCTGCACAAAGCCAACTTCCTGCAAAAGGCCAAGAGTGGCTTCTACAACGGCACCACCTTCCACCGCGTCATCGACAACTTCATGATTCAGGGTGGCGACGCCAACACCAAGGACGCCGACCCCAGCAACGACGGCCTGGGCCAGCCCAACGACCCCACCATCCCGGCGGAGCTTGGCCCTGGCCACCCGCACGTATACGGTGCGGTGGCCGCCGCCCGCATGGGTGGCCCGCGCGGCACGCCCAGCAGCAATTCCCAGTTTTACCTGGTCGAAAACCACGATGGTACCCATTTTCTCGATGGCCAGTACACGGTATTTGGCCAGGTCATTCAGGGGCTGGACATCATCGACAAGATTGCCAAGGTGAGCAAAGACGCCCGCGACCGGCCCCTCGCCGACGTGAAAATGACCATGAAAGTGGAAAAGCTGAAGCGGAAAAAAATTACCAAGCTGTACGGCTACAAGTACGAGTAGCCGCCCGGCGCTCATTGCCAGCGTATGAAAATTCTCGTCACCGGTTCCAATGGCCTGCTGGGCCAGAAGCTTGTTGCCCTGCTCCGCTCGCAGCCCGAAGTGGAGCTGGTGGCCACCTCGCGCGGCGCCAACAAGCTGGCGGCCCTCTACCCCGACTTGCACTTCGTGCCGCTCGACGTGGCCGATGCCGCCCAGGTGCGGCAGGTGCTGGCCCGGGAGCGGCCCACCCACCTCATCCACACCGCCGCCCTCACCAACGTGGACGAGTGCGAGCTCAACCACGAGGCCTGCTGGCTGCACAACGTGACGGCCGTGGCACACCTCGTCAACGCCTGCGCCGAGCTGGACACCCACCTCACTCACCTCAGCACCGACTTTATTTTTAGCGGCGAAGCCGGCCCGCTGGCCGAGGACGCCACGCCCGCGCCCGTCAATTTCTACGGCCAAAGCAAGCTGGCGGCCGAGGAACTGGTGCAGGCCAGCCCCGGCCGCTGGGCCATTGCGCGCACCGTGCTGGTGTATGGCGTGGCCCACGACTACGGCCGCACCAACATTGTGCTCTGGGTGCGCGACTCGCTGCGCGCCGGCAAAGCCATCAAAGTAGTGTCGGACCAGTGGCGCACGCCCACCTTGGCCGAAGATTTGGCGCAGGGCTGCTGGCTGCTGGCACTCCATTCAGCACAGGGCATCTACCACATCAGCAGCGACGAAATGCTTACGCCCTACGCCATGGCGCTGCAGGTGGCCGACTTTTTCGGTCTCGACCGCGGCCTTATTGAGGAGGCCGACGCGGGCACGTTCACGCAGCCGGCGCGGCGCCCGGCCCGCACGGGCTTCATCATCGACAAGGCCCGGCGCGACCTGGGCTACCGCCCCTGTTCTTTCGCCCAAGGCATTGCGCTGGTGGGCCGCCAAAGCGACGAACTATAGGGGCAAAAAAAACCCGCCGGGGTAGACGGCGGGTTAAAACTCGGCAGGGGTAGCCAGCGAGCGGTAGATGCTAAGACTAGGTAGATAGAGTAAGGGTATTATACCAAATTGCGGGAAGTTGATAAGTAATGGGTAATCGACTGGATGCGATGGTTAAGGGTTAGCGAGGAGAGGAAAGGAAGAATCAGGATTGCGGCCACACACCCACCAGCAGGCCGCCCACCAGTACGGCGGTACGTCCCAGCAGAGCGGCTTCGCCCAATGCGCGCGGCACAACCATGCCGTCGGGAGTCACGAAATCAATGCCTACCGAAATAGGGCGGGTCGCCTGCGAGGCAGATTTGGCGCGGCGGGAAGAGCCCATCGAGGGGTAAACGAGCAGATACATAGGGCGTTGGGTAGAAAAAAAAGAGGGGATTCGGGGTGGATGAGAGTTGCTTTGTGCTGAAAAGCAATACAATGTTACCACCTCATTTTACCCTGTAAAAGGACATATCCCTTAAGAGTGAGACATCGTCTGCGCGCCAAATTTTATTAGATAAATAAAAAAAATATTTAAAAAAGTACAGATTTAATCACTGCTCATTCTGAGAGTAGAAAAATAAGTAATTGTTTGTCAATCGAATGACGCCAATTGGTGCTAGTGCTTTTTGAGTTTAATCCTGGAAAAAAAGGCCGATTTGAGACATCAAAACACGGGCATCTGCTCTCGGCATCGGTGCGTTTTTCTGTTTGCTTCCGGAGGTCTGCTCCCACTATTCTACATGCTGTTGTGGGCGCACCAAAGACAATGAATAAAGGCTCAAAATGCTGAATGCTAGTATTGATGCGGGAAAAATGAATGTCCACCATGCGCTTGTGTCGTAGCGGAATGACGCCATGAGTCGCCCCCAGCTTGCTGCTTCAGGCGGCAAGCCGACACCCAAAAACGACAAGGTGCTTTCCAGCCCCAGCAGACGCGCAATGCTCAGCGGGAATGCGGCTCGTAATGGGTTGATTGCGTGTGGCATACTGTGTTTAAGCCAGATTTGCCAGGCGGGAACCCCGGCGGCCTGTGCAGCTTCAACAAACGGCAGCGCCCGTGTGCGCAGCATCTGGGCCCTGACTAGCCGGGCGGGCGTCGACCAAGCCGTAAATGCCAGCAGCGCCAGCAATCCCGGAGCCGAAACGCCGCCGGTACCGGCCGCCACGGCCAGTACCAACACTAGGTGCGGAATGGTATCGAGGGCCGTGGCGGCCCCCATCACGACGGCATCAAGGGGTAGCGGGGCGCCATAAGCAGGGCCCTGGCCCCGGCGCCACAACAGGCGCGCCACGCCGCCCACGGCCGCCAGCAGGCCAAGTGCAGGAGCGGGCAGGCGCAGGGCCCACCACGCCGCACCGGTAGCCAGCAGCCAGTAGCCAGCATCGGCCCGCAGCCTGTTGCCCCCAAAGCCGGCCGCACCGCCCAGCAGGGCGCCTATCACGGCCGCAATGACGGCGGCGGGGAACGTGATGAACACCGCGGTGCGGCTCCCATACACCAGCAAGCTGAGCACGTCGAGGCCCTGCGGGTCGGTGCCCAGCCAGTGGTGCCCGGGCGCCAGCGGGGCCTGCGACACGTGCGCCAGGTCGGGCACGTTGGGCGGGTAGGGCAGCGGCAGCAGCGGCGCTGCCACGGCCATCAGCGCCAACAGGCCCAGCCAGGCGGCGGCCGCTTTTTGCGTCCGCGAAAAGGAAGACGGGCTCAGGATTGCCACCGGATGCGAGGGTCGGCCCAGAAATTCAATACATCGGTGGCCAGTAATGCCAGCATGCGGGCCGCGCCCACCAGCAGCACACCGCCCACCAGCACGGGGGCGTCGCGCGCGGCGGCAGCCCCGGCCAGCAGGCGGCCCATGCCCGGCAACGCAAATACCACCTCAACTACTACCGCCCCGGCCACCAGGGCTGGCAGTAGCTCGGCCAGCTGTGCCAGCGAGGGCAGCAAGGCATTGCGCAATGCATGGCGCCGGATAACGGCCGGCTCGGCCAGTCCCTTGGCGCGGGCGGTTACGGCATAGCGGGAGCCCAACTCCTGCACGAGGCTGGCGTGCAGCTGCAGGGTAAGCTCTGGAAGGGCGCTGATGACCAAGGCGGCGGTTGGCAGCACCAAGTGCCACAAATAAGCCATAAAGTAACCCCAGGTGCCGGGCGGCTGGTCGGTGGTCTGCCCCAGCCCATATCCCGGAAACCAGTCCAGCGCCTCGGGGTTGGCAAAGGCCAGTAGCAGCACCAGCCCCACCCCAAACAGCGGCAGGGCCTGCAGCCCTACCAACCCGGCCCGCACCGGGCGTTGCCACCACGGCCGGCCCGCCAGCCCCAGGGCAAGCAGCAGGGCGCCGCCCACGGAAAGTGCCACCGCCAAGCCGGTGAGCGGCAGTGTGAACGCCAGCGCATCGGCCAGCTCCGCGCTGACCGCGCGGCCCGTGCGGAAGGACAAGCCGAGGTTTCCCTGCAAGAGCTGCGCGGCCCAGCGGTGGTATTGGTTGCGCAGGCCATTACAGCGCCAGGAGTCGCGAGCTGCAGTGGGCGGGCTCACGTAAAAGAGCGGCTCATCGAGGCCGAGACGCTGGTTGATGGCCAGTTCGGTGGCCGCCTGAGCCGTGGCCGAAAGAGGCGCGCCGCTACCGCGCTGCTCCGACGCCTCGGGCGAAGCCAGCTGCACGGCGCCCAAATCGCGGTGAATGAGCAAAAACACCACCGAAACCAGTACCCACACCGCCAATCCCGTGCGAAGCAAATGCCAGGCTATGCGCAGGCCCATGGGTCAGGGAGCGGGTTTGGCAACCCGTTCGATGGTGGCCGCAGCAAAGCCCGGCCGGAGGCTGCCCACGTGCAAGCCGGTGAGGGCGCGGTTGGCCGCCACGCGGTTGGGGAGGTAGAAGAGGGGCACGATGGGCGCCTCGGCCTGCAACAGGGCCTGAAATTGCCGCAGCAGTGCGGTGCGTTGCGCGGGATTGTCGGCGCTGGCGATGGCCGCGATGAGGCGGTCGCTGGCCGGCGTGCCAAACTTCGTGATGTTGGTTGCGCTTGCCGAATGCAGCATCGGCACGAAGTTGAACATGAAGGGATTGCCCCGGAGCACGCGCAGGTACACGTCGAAGTCGCCGCTGCGCATGGCCGTGCCGAACGTGCCCGGCTCGGAGGGCCGCAGCGTGACCGGCACGCCAATGCTGGCCGCCGCCGCCTGAAACTGCAGCGCTACCGTGCCAAATAGCACTTCCTCGGCACGGTAGCGCATCAGCAGGCGCAACTGCTGGGCAGGGCCCCGGCCCGAGCTGCGAAACCAGCCTTCGTGCGGGGCCGCCCGGTGCTGCCAGCCGGCGCGCTGCAGCAGCAGCACTGCCGAGTCGGGGGCGAAGGGCGCGGGAGCCAGGCTGTCGTTGTAATTGGCGCGGTCGGCGGGGCTGATAATGCCCACCGTGCGCTGCCCCTCGCCCAACTGGGTGGCGCGCAACAGGCCCGCGGCATCGAAGCAGCGGCTGAGGGCCCGGCGGGTCAGGGCATCGGCCAGGGCCGGATGCTGCGTGTTGAATCCGGCCGTGGCCACGTCGTACGACGGGCTGGTGTAAAAGCGTAGGGTTGACTGGGCTGCCGGCATGGCGCGCAGCCGCGCAAACTCGCGGGCCGGCATCTGCGGAAACACGTCTACGTCGCCGCGCTGCAAGGCCAGGGCGGCGGTGGCCACATCCGGAATGATGACGTATTCAAGCTGGGGGGGCTTGGCCTGCAGTACCAGGGGGACGGGCTGCAGGCGGCTGCCCCACCAGCGCGGCTTGCGTCGAAACGAAAGAAATCTATCCTTCTCCCATTTCTGCAATTCGTAGGGACCGCAGCCGGGCAGGCGGTTAGGCGAGTGGCTTGCCACCGCCGCCAGGTAATATTGAGCTACGGCCCGGGCACCGGAATCGGCGCGGGGCGACAGGGGTTGGCGCTGCAGGTCGGCCAGCGACCACCGGCGCAACAGCCCGCGCGGGTCGAGGCTGTGCTCGGGCAGAATGAAAAAGTCGCCCGAGGCCTGCGCATACTCCAGGCTCCGGCCCCGGCACAGCAGCGTGAAGCGGCGGGGGTCTTGCGGATGAGGTAGCAAGGCCCGAATGAAGCCGTATTGGTTGCGGGCGGCCTCGTTGGGCAGGCCCGGGCAAAGCATCAGCTTCAGGGTAAAATCGACGTCGCTGGCCAGAACGGCCCGGCCATTGTCCCAAGTGGCGGCGGGCCTGATGCGGTACTGCAGCTGGGTGAGCGAGTCGCCCACAAGCTGAACGGTGGGCAGCTCTTCGGCTAGGGCTGGTGCCAGCTGCTGAGTAGAAATGTCGCCCTGCAACAGGCTGACGTGAAGCAGGTTGTTGGCGTCGAATGCGGCCAAGTTGGACGCAAAGAGCGGGTCGAGCGTTTCCGGGTCGCGGGCCCAGCGGATGCGCACGGTGTCGCGCTGAGTGTGTTGGCCGCCGCAGCTGAATAGCAGCAAGGCGATTGCAATGCGCAGCAGAAAGTTAGCTGGAAGAGAATGCTTCACGCGGTACACCTAGCCTGAAAGTCGCCCCGTGGCGGTGAACAGGCAATATAGGCACGAAACGCGACCTGCGGCTAAACTAGGCAACAATGTCGTTGCCCCAGCCGCCGGTGCCGCCGTCGAGGCTGTCGATGTCGTTGCCCCAGCCGCCGGTGCCGCCGTCGAGGCTGTCGATGTCGTTGCCCCAGCCGCCGGTGCCGCCGTCGGGGCTGGTGCTGATGATGTCGTTGCCCCAGCCGCCGGTGCCGCCGTCGAGGCTGGTGCTGATGATGTCGTTGCCCCAGCCGCCCGTGCCACCGAAGGCAACAATGTCGTTGCCCCAGCCGCCGGTGCCGCCGTCGATGTCGTTGCCCCAGCCGCCCGTGCCGCCGTCAAAGTCGTTGCCCCACCCACCGGTGCCGCCGTCAAAGCTAGTGCTGTCGTTGTCCCAGCCACCGGTGCCGCCGTCGATGTCGTTGCCCCACCCACCGGTGCCGCCGTCGAGGCTGGTGCCGGTACCGCCGATGTTCGTCGAAATGCTGGCCACGGGTGCCTGCAGAACAAGCGCTTTCTGGGGGGCGCTGGTGGTGAAGCTGGCAAACTGGAACAGGGCGATGGCGAAGAGGTTCAACATGTCTATTGGGTATTAAAAGAGTGTGTCAGGCGATTGATTGACACAAAGTTGGGGGGCGCCACCACCCCACAAAAGGACAATGTTGTTCTAAATCAGACTTGTGTATAGCTAATATTTAAAATAATTTTTGAAAGAAGATGCAATTACGAAATGCTTTCCTGAATTGCAGCAAAAGTTTTTAAAGCAGCACTTTTGGAAAAAATATGCTATTTGCGACGTCAAGCCCTGAAAATGACCGTAACAAATCACGATACAAAGGTGGGGGGAGCAATTCCAGCAAAAAAGGAAAGAAGGCCTCTGTTTGTGACATCGGATTTACAGCAGTTTTTTTATTGTAAAGGCCAAATTTGAGCTCGTAGAGCGCTTTTCTGATGAATGAAATTTCAAATTTGGCGCGAATTGTGACATCGCGTAGCTTGGCGTCTTTGCCGGTTTTGGACCTGGCAAGCACCCGGCCCAATAAGGAAAACCAATTCGTGGCCACCCTCACCGCAACGCCGGGAGCCACCCAGCTGCAAGTGGTGAAGGCGCTGTATGGCAAGCCCACCGCCGCCAACGTGCGCGCCCTGCAACGCCTGCAGTCGCGCGTGAAAAACAAGCTGCTCAACCAGCTCTATTTCCTGGACCATTCGGACCCGCGCCACCTGGTGTCGCGGCGCTACCAAATGGAATGCCTCGACCTGCTCCACAAGATAAACATTCTGTTTGCGGAAGGCGAGTATGTGCTCACCGAGCGCCTGCTCTACCGCTGCAAGCGCCTGGCCGAAGCCGGCAGCTTCACGCCCTACAGCGTGGAGTGCGCCCGCCTCATGTGCACCGTATACTCGCAGCAGCGCCAGGCCCTGCGCTACCAGAAAGCCACCAGCCAGCTGCTGAAGCTGCAGCAAATTCTGGCTTGGGAAGACGAAGCCGAGCGCATTTATTCCGACACGCAGATGGCGCTGGCCCACACCGTGCGCAGCCGCCGGGCCGTGCTGCCCCTTCTGCCCACCTACATTGCCCAACTGGAGGTCCTGCACCGCAAGGCCCGCACCTTCAGCACCTACAACCACCTCTACCGGCTGCGCCTGGCTTACGAGGAGCTGCAGGGCAATTTTAAGGAGATGATTAAGGTGACGGCCGAGGCCTCGCGGCGCTTCCGGGATGGCAAGCTCAACGCCCGACGCTTCGACCTGCGCTTCAACCATTTCGTGAGCATCTACGCCTACCTGCGCAGCCGGCAGCCGGTGCAGGGCCTGCGCCTGGCCGAGCAGTACAGCCGCGATTTCCATCCGTCGTCGAGCAACTGGTTCTACTTTCAGGAGCACCACGTGCTGCTGGCCCTGCACGCCGAGCAGTACGAGCGCGCCCAGCAGCTGCTGAGCACCATCACCAAAAACCCCGCTTACCTGATACAGCGCGAGGCCGCCCTCGAACGCTGGGACCTCTATAAGGCTTACATCGACTTTGTGCTGCCGCCCCAGCGCGCCACCGCCCGGCAGCGCCAAATGGCGCAGTGGGTGCTGCAACTGCCCGAGTACAGCCGCGACAAGCGCGGCCACAACGTGGCCATTCTGGTGCTGCAGCTGCTGCACTTCCTGCGCGAACGCAGCCTGGAGGAGGTGCTGCTGCGCCTGGAGCGCCTGCGCAAGTACCAGCAGCGTCACCTCTACGAAGCCAGCACGCTGCGCAGCCGCTTGTTTTTGCGCCTGCTGCAGGTGATTGTGGAAAAGAACTTCGACGCGGCCGGGGCCGCCGAGCGCGGCAAAAACATGTTGCTGCAGCTGCAGGAAACGCCCCCGCCCGGCGAAGCTTTTGCCGAAGTCGAAATCATTCCCTACGAACAGCTGTGGAAGCTGGTGCTGGGGCTGCTGCGCGAAGGCCGGCCCCTGGCCACGGAAGCAGACGCCTAACCCCGGGCCCGGAAAACGACGCACGCCCCCGCTGCGCAGAAGCCTGCGGGCGGGGGCGTGCTCTTCAGAACCCTGAAGGGTGTTATTGAATAGGTGCTGCGGAGCTACGGCTCCACCACAATTTCGCGCGAGACGCAGTGGCTGGCAATGCAGGCCGCTGAGCCATAGCCGCGCATGCTGAAACGAACCTGGTAGGTGCCGGGCCGCCGGAAAACGTGCTCTGCCGTACGGCCCTGCTTCACGGTGCCATCCCGAAAATCCCACACATACTGCACGTTGTTGCAGCTGAGCAGCTGCGCCTCGGGCGAGGCGAAGCTGACGGGCTGGCCCACGCGCACGCGGGCGGTGGAAGCGGTGAAGTCGATGACGTCCTGCTGCACGAGGTTGACGGGAATGTATTTTTGCCCGCGGCGTATTTCGCCGGTTTTGTCCACGATGACGTCGAGCTGCACCACGTAGTTTTTGCGCTCCTTGTAGCAATGCGTCACGGTGGGCCCGGTGAGGGTGGTGCCGTCGCCCATCTGCCACTGGTAGGTGAAGGGGCCGGCGGCCTCATCCACGGAAGGACGGCCGTCGAGGTCGACGCAGAGCATGCGCGGCAGCGGCGGGCCGCAGTTTACGCTGGTGGTGTCGCCGGCCTGCTGGGCGCGGGCCGCCAGCCCGGCCAAGCTCAGCAGGAAAGACAGGACGGCCACGCGGCCGCGAAAAGCTGCTAGGGAAAAGCGCATAGAAAGGCAGAATTAAAATTTGTTGAGGCGCTGCATCACGTCGCGCAGGTAGGTTTGGCCCACCGGAATGTGCTTGGTTTCCACTACCAGCGAGTTGTCTTCGAGGGCCTGAATGTGGTCGAGGTTGACGATAAACGAGCGGTGCACCCGCACAAAGCGGCTAGCAGGAAATTTCTCCTCCACGGCCTTCATGGTGCTGTACACGATGAGCTTGCTGCGGTCGGTGATGACGTGCACGTAGTCGCCGAGGGCCTCCACGTAGCGCACGTCGTCGAAGGTGACGCGCACCAGTTTGTTGTCCACCTTCACGAAGGTGAAGGCGGCGTTGGGTGCCGCGGGCTGAATGGCGTCGGAATCGTCGGCGGACTGGCGCTCGGTCATTTCCAGGGCTTTTTGCGCGGCCTGCAGGAAGCGGGCGTAGCTCACGGGCTTCACCAGGTAGTCGACCACGGCGTGCTCGAAGGCCTGCACCGCATAATCTTTGCTACTGGTGATGAGCACCACCAGCGGCGGGTGCTGCAGGGTGCGCAGCAGCTCGATGCCCGACATGAGGGGCATTTCCACGTCCAGAAACAGCAGGTCGATGGGCTGAGTGCGCAGGGCCTCCGCGGCTTCGACGGGGTTGGTGTAGCTGCCAGCTGCGGTCAGGAAGGGCGTGTTGGCGATGCAGTTAAGCACCACTTGCACCGAGAGCGGGTCGTCGTCGACGACCAGGCAGCGGAGTACGGATGTAGACATAAGAGTAATTGTGAGAAGCGTTAATTGGGCTAATGTAAGTCCGTCAACCGATTTACTAGCTGAGTGTTCGCGCTTCCAGTTGCGGGTACAGCTCGGCTAGTTGCTGGCAAATGGCGTCGACCAGGGGCTGGCAGTAGGGGCAGCCGGGGAGGCGGGCCGCGCGCTCCAGCTCGTCGAGCTGGGCGTGCAGCACCGGCACGCCAAAGTACGCCACCTGGCCCTTGAGCTTATGCGCGGTGCTGGCCAGTGAGGCCGGGTCGTGGGCGCAGGCGGCGCCCAGCAGTGCTTCCAGCGCCGGCGCTTCGGCCAGGAAGGTGCGCACAATCTGGCGCAGAAAGCCTTCGTTGCCGCCGGCCAGCTCTTCCAGCAGCTGCCAGTCGGGTTTTATTTTGAGGGTAGACGGGTAGGCAGGCGGAAAGGAGGCAGATGCTTCGGCTGCCTCAGCCGCCGCGCCCGCTTGCCCTGATGCCAGCGTGCCTTCCGGTCCCGCGTGCCGGCCCGTGAAGTGTGCCAGGCGCGCATAGAGCACGGCCGGCTCAAAGGGCTTGGCGAGGGTGTCGTTCATGCCGGCGGCCAGGGCCAGCACCCGGTCTTCGGGCAGCACCGAGGCCGTGAGGCCGATGATGGGCAGCTGCCGAGCGTCGGGGAAGAGGGCGCGCAGGCGGCGGGCGGCCTCGTAGCCGTCCATTTCGGGCATCTGCACGTCCATCAGCACGGCGTCGAAGGGCTGGGCAGCGGCAGCAGCGGTTTCTACGGCCAGGCGGCCATTTTCGGCAATGACGACCTGCACGTTCCAGGCTTCCAGGGTTTTGCGGGCCACCATCTGGTTCAGGGCATTGTCTTCGGCCACCAGCACGCGCAGGGCCGGCTCGAAGGGCGCCAGCGGGCCGGCGTGGGCGTCGGGCTGGGCGGCGCTGGCATCGGCCACCTCGTAGGGCAGTTCGAAGAAAAACTCTGAGCCCTGGCCTTCCTCGCTGGTCACGCCGAGCTGGCCGCCGTGTAGCTGCACCAGGTTGCGGGCAATGCTCAGGCCCAGGCCGGTGCCGCCAAACTCGCGCGTGGTGGAGGTATTGGCCTGCGAAAAATCCTCGAAAATAGCCCCCAGCTTATCGGCCGGAATGCCAATACCGGTGTCGCGCACTCCGAAGCGAATACGAGAATGGTCGGGTTGAAGGGTTCCCGCATGCTCCGGTGACGGTACCGCTTCCACCGCCACCGTGACGCCGCCGGCGCGGGTGAACTTGATGGCGTTGCCGACGAGGTTGACCAGAATCTGGTTCAGGCGCACGGGGTCGCCGAGCACGGCGGCGGGCACGTTATCGGCCACGTTAATGGTTAGCGCCAGCCCTTTGCTCTCCGTCGCAAACTTGAACATGGCCCCAAGGCGCCGCACAGCCTCAGGCAGGCGGAAGGGCACCTGCTCCAGCGACAGCTTGCCGGCCTCCATCTTCGAGCTGTCGAGGATGTCATTGATAATAACCAGCAGGTTTTGCGACGACGACTCGATGGCCGTCAGGTATTCGCGTTGCTCCTGATTGGGCCGGGTAGCCTGCAGCAAGTTGGTGAGGCCGATGACGGCGTTCATCGGCGTGCGAATTTCGTGGCTCATGTTGGCCAGAAACTGCGCCTTGGCCCGGCGCGAGGCCTCGGCGGCATCGCGGGCCACCACCAAATCGGCGTTGATGTTCTCAATGTGGGCTTTCTGCTGGCGCAGCTCGGCGGTGCGCTCGCGCACAGTGCGCTCCAGCACCAGCTGGGTGCGGCGCAGGCGTCCCTCCCGGGCCCGCACCACCCCAAAAACCAAGCCGCTAAGGCCCAGCACGGCAAAAGTGGCAAACCACCACGTGCGCCAAAACGGCGTGGCAATGCCAAACGCGGCCGCCACTGCCGGGCTCCACGCTCCCGTTGCGCCGCGCCGCACCCGCGCCTCAAACACGTACCGGCCGGCGTCGAGGCCTGGAAACTGAGCTTCGCCCGCCGCGCTGGGCCGGCTCCAGTCGTCGGACAGGCCGCGCAGGCGGTATTGGTAAGCCAGCGCCTCATTGGGGTTCAGGCTGATGCCCTGGAAAGCGAAGCCGAGCCGGTGGCGGGTGGCCGAAAGCTGCCCCAGCGCGTCCACGGGCTGCGGCGCGCCGTCCACTTCGGCCGCGGTGAAGGCCAGGCCCGGCGGCCGGGTCGTGGCGTAACGCCGGGCCGCCGCCAGGTCGAGACGTAATAGCCCGGTGCGGGTGGGCAGCCAGGCCACGGCGGCATCGGGGCCCTGCACGGCGATGGCGCCGGCGCCCAGGCATTCGCGCACCAGTGGGTTGTCAGGCGCTGCCAGGGCGGTGAAGCGCAGCCGGCGCACATCGAGCAGGGTGAGGCCCTGGCGGTGCACCAGTAGCAGCTCGGGCCGGGCCGTCGGAGCCGGTAGCGGCAGCAGGCCATACACGTAATTGGACGGCAGCGCGCTGCCTTCAAACTGCTCCCATTTGCCGGTGGGCGGGTGATAGAAGAGTCCCTGCCCTTCGGTGCCTACCCAGAGGCCGCCGTCGGCATCTTCAGCAAAGCAGGTGATGTCGAGGCCCGTGGAGGTGAGGCGGGCGTACTCGAAGGTGCGGGTGCGCGGCTGGAATACCGCCAAGCCGGTACCGCGCGTGCCCACCCACACGCGCCCGGTGCGGTCGGCCAGCAGAGCGGTGATGCTGTTTTGCAGCAAGCCGTCGGCTGTGGTGAAGTGGCGGATGGCCTGGCTCGAATCGGCCGGGACGAGGTAGATGCCGTCGGCGGCGGTGCCCACCCACAGGCCGGA
This DNA window, taken from Hymenobacter sp. 5317J-9, encodes the following:
- a CDS encoding LytTR family DNA-binding domain-containing protein translates to MSTSVLRCLVVDDDPLSVQVVLNCIANTPFLTAAGSYTNPVEAAEALRTQPIDLLFLDVEMPLMSGIELLRTLQHPPLVVLITSSKDYAVQAFEHAVVDYLVKPVSYARFLQAAQKALEMTERQSADDSDAIQPAAPNAAFTFVKVDNKLVRVTFDDVRYVEALGDYVHVITDRSKLIVYSTMKAVEEKFPASRFVRVHRSFIVNLDHIQALEDNSLVVETKHIPVGQTYLRDVMQRLNKF
- a CDS encoding peptidylprolyl isomerase gives rise to the protein MKHTILRAAAFLLVLLWAAAPVVAADKPGKPKKSGKDEVVTVTTPQGVIRLVLFDDTPLHKANFLQKAKSGFYNGTTFHRVIDNFMIQGGDANTKDADPSNDGLGQPNDPTIPAELGPGHPHVYGAVAAARMGGPRGTPSSNSQFYLVENHDGTHFLDGQYTVFGQVIQGLDIIDKIAKVSKDARDRPLADVKMTMKVEKLKRKKITKLYGYKYE
- a CDS encoding ABC transporter permease — encoded protein: MAILSPSSFSRTQKAAAAWLGLLALMAVAAPLLPLPYPPNVPDLAHVSQAPLAPGHHWLGTDPQGLDVLSLLVYGSRTAVFITFPAAVIAAVIGALLGGAAGFGGNRLRADAGYWLLATGAAWWALRLPAPALGLLAAVGGVARLLWRRGQGPAYGAPLPLDAVVMGAATALDTIPHLVLVLAVAAGTGGVSAPGLLALLAFTAWSTPARLVRAQMLRTRALPFVEAAQAAGVPAWQIWLKHSMPHAINPLRAAFPLSIARLLGLESTLSFLGVGLPPEAASWGRLMASFRYDTSAWWTFIFPASILAFSILSLYSLSLVRPQQHVE
- a CDS encoding SDR family oxidoreductase, producing the protein MKILVTGSNGLLGQKLVALLRSQPEVELVATSRGANKLAALYPDLHFVPLDVADAAQVRQVLARERPTHLIHTAALTNVDECELNHEACWLHNVTAVAHLVNACAELDTHLTHLSTDFIFSGEAGPLAEDATPAPVNFYGQSKLAAEELVQASPGRWAIARTVLVYGVAHDYGRTNIVLWVRDSLRAGKAIKVVSDQWRTPTLAEDLAQGCWLLALHSAQGIYHISSDEMLTPYAMALQVADFFGLDRGLIEEADAGTFTQPARRPARTGFIIDKARRDLGYRPCSFAQGIALVGRQSDEL
- a CDS encoding PKD domain-containing protein — encoded protein: MRFSLAAFRGRVAVLSFLLSLAGLAARAQQAGDTTSVNCGPPLPRMLCVDLDGRPSVDEAAGPFTYQWQMGDGTTLTGPTVTHCYKERKNYVVQLDVIVDKTGEIRRGQKYIPVNLVQQDVIDFTASTARVRVGQPVSFASPEAQLLSCNNVQYVWDFRDGTVKQGRTAEHVFRRPGTYQVRFSMRGYGSAACIASHCVSREIVVEP
- a CDS encoding ABC transporter permease; this encodes MGLRIAWHLLRTGLAVWVLVSVVFLLIHRDLGAVQLASPEASEQRGSGAPLSATAQAATELAINQRLGLDEPLFYVSPPTAARDSWRCNGLRNQYHRWAAQLLQGNLGLSFRTGRAVSAELADALAFTLPLTGLAVALSVGGALLLALGLAGRPWWQRPVRAGLVGLQALPLFGVGLVLLLAFANPEALDWFPGYGLGQTTDQPPGTWGYFMAYLWHLVLPTAALVISALPELTLQLHASLVQELGSRYAVTARAKGLAEPAVIRRHALRNALLPSLAQLAELLPALVAGAVVVEVVFALPGMGRLLAGAAAARDAPVLVGGVLLVGAARMLALLATDVLNFWADPRIRWQS
- a CDS encoding ABC transporter substrate-binding protein; its protein translation is MKHSLPANFLLRIAIALLLFSCGGQHTQRDTVRIRWARDPETLDPLFASNLAAFDANNLLHVSLLQGDISTQQLAPALAEELPTVQLVGDSLTQLQYRIRPAATWDNGRAVLASDVDFTLKLMLCPGLPNEAARNQYGFIRALLPHPQDPRRFTLLCRGRSLEYAQASGDFFILPEHSLDPRGLLRRWSLADLQRQPLSPRADSGARAVAQYYLAAVASHSPNRLPGCGPYELQKWEKDRFLSFRRKPRWWGSRLQPVPLVLQAKPPQLEYVIIPDVATAALALQRGDVDVFPQMPAREFARLRAMPAAQSTLRFYTSPSYDVATAGFNTQHPALADALTRRALSRCFDAAGLLRATQLGEGQRTVGIISPADRANYNDSLAPAPFAPDSAVLLLQRAGWQHRAAPHEGWFRSSGRGPAQQLRLLMRYRAEEVLFGTVALQFQAAAASIGVPVTLRPSEPGTFGTAMRSGDFDVYLRVLRGNPFMFNFVPMLHSASATNITKFGTPASDRLIAAIASADNPAQRTALLRQFQALLQAEAPIVPLFYLPNRVAANRALTGLHVGSLRPGFAAATIERVAKPAP